A single window of Archangium gephyra DNA harbors:
- a CDS encoding DUF2267 domain-containing protein, whose protein sequence is MAMMHNMDTTESWSGEGVGTSVESFLAHINREVPEYSPTEVADAVMSALCERLPGGLVQELREQFPEGLRRLFERSWKERSAPAQKFQKDDFYLDIAERLQIEPENVRLVLHVFFGSLHSQITEKLAMKIRSEMPPNIAGTFDAARRDADLPR, encoded by the coding sequence ATGGCCATGATGCACAACATGGATACGACGGAGTCCTGGTCTGGTGAGGGCGTTGGAACGAGCGTGGAGTCGTTCCTCGCGCATATCAACCGCGAGGTCCCCGAGTACTCCCCGACGGAGGTGGCGGACGCGGTGATGAGCGCGCTGTGCGAGCGGCTCCCCGGTGGGTTGGTACAGGAGCTCCGGGAGCAGTTCCCCGAGGGCCTGCGCCGGCTCTTCGAGCGCAGCTGGAAGGAGCGGAGTGCTCCCGCTCAGAAGTTCCAAAAGGACGACTTCTACCTGGACATCGCCGAGCGGTTGCAGATCGAGCCCGAGAACGTCCGCCTCGTGCTCCATGTCTTCTTCGGCTCCCTGCATTCTCAAATCACCGAGAAGCTGGCGATGAAGATCCGCTCGGAGATGCCTCCCAACATCGCCGGCACCTTCGACGCCGCCCGACGCGACGCGGACCTGCCTCGCTAG
- a CDS encoding SIMPL domain-containing protein yields MLVTRTAPLLVLLLSGTLSWGAQAQPRVAPPPPPPPLVNPQERTLRVEGLGEVKVAPDEAFIDVAVETLAPTAKAAAEENARKMEKVITALVQAGIPRKEIETRNFSVFPEYQPQPRPEEAPKLRGYRVSNQVEVHVRELSRVGTLLDTALGAGANRVDAVRFGLSKPEVVQGDALRNAVERARQSAQVLATALGVKLGPVLDASTVSEPPRPFPAMARLEMARAGSAADVTTPIQPEEQTVTARVTLIFAIDPGPGPGPGR; encoded by the coding sequence ATGCTGGTGACACGCACCGCCCCACTGCTCGTCCTACTGCTGAGTGGCACCCTGAGCTGGGGGGCACAGGCCCAGCCCCGGGTCGCCCCACCACCTCCGCCCCCGCCGCTGGTGAATCCCCAGGAGCGCACCCTCCGGGTGGAGGGGCTGGGCGAGGTGAAGGTGGCGCCGGACGAGGCCTTCATCGACGTGGCGGTGGAGACGCTGGCGCCCACGGCGAAGGCGGCGGCGGAGGAGAACGCGCGGAAGATGGAGAAGGTCATCACCGCGCTGGTGCAGGCGGGGATACCGCGCAAGGAGATCGAGACGCGCAACTTCTCGGTGTTCCCGGAGTACCAGCCGCAGCCGAGGCCGGAGGAGGCGCCCAAGTTGAGGGGCTACCGGGTGAGCAACCAGGTGGAGGTGCACGTGCGCGAGCTGTCGCGGGTGGGGACGCTGCTGGACACGGCGCTGGGAGCGGGGGCCAACCGGGTGGACGCGGTGCGCTTCGGGCTGAGCAAGCCGGAGGTGGTGCAGGGCGATGCGCTGCGCAACGCGGTGGAGCGGGCGAGACAATCCGCTCAGGTGCTGGCCACGGCGTTGGGCGTGAAGCTGGGGCCGGTGCTGGACGCGAGCACGGTCTCCGAGCCGCCGCGTCCCTTCCCCGCGATGGCCCGCCTCGAGATGGCGCGAGCGGGGAGCGCGGCGGACGTGACGACGCCCATCCAGCCGGAGGAGCAGACGGTGACGGCGAGGGTGACGCTCATCTTCGCCATCGATCCGGGACCGGGGCCGGGCCCGGGACGGTAG
- a CDS encoding PDR/VanB family oxidoreductase has protein sequence MAQDSLSLRVQRITPEAEGILSYELVPADGGSLPPFEAGSHLDVHVPGGFLRQYSLCNDPAETHRYLIAVQRDAKGRGGSQAMHERVRVGDVLTTTLPRCDFPLLHARGYVLVAGGIGITPMLSMAHQLQRQGTPWHLHYCTRSPERTAFRALLASPAFAGHVTVHHDGGDPARGLDVKALLATRTGGTRVYCCGPAPLMRAVREATVLHAWPREKVHFEAFSAEATGAIGEHADTEFQVVIRSTGASYPVPPGQTVLNVLRSNGLRVQSDCEAGTCGTCLTRVLDGDPDHRDTYLPEAQRTARCNMLVCVSRARSRQLVLDL, from the coding sequence GTGGCCCAAGACAGCCTCAGCCTGCGCGTCCAGCGCATCACGCCCGAAGCCGAAGGCATCCTCTCCTACGAGCTCGTCCCCGCGGACGGTGGCTCGCTGCCTCCCTTCGAGGCCGGCTCCCATCTGGATGTCCACGTTCCCGGCGGCTTCCTGCGCCAGTACTCGCTCTGCAACGACCCCGCCGAGACGCACCGCTACCTCATCGCCGTCCAGCGCGATGCGAAGGGACGCGGCGGCTCCCAGGCCATGCACGAGCGCGTCCGCGTGGGCGACGTGCTCACCACCACCCTCCCCCGCTGTGACTTTCCCCTGCTCCACGCGCGCGGCTACGTGCTCGTGGCCGGTGGCATCGGCATCACCCCGATGCTCTCCATGGCGCACCAGCTCCAGCGGCAGGGCACGCCCTGGCACCTGCACTACTGCACCCGCTCGCCCGAGCGCACCGCCTTCCGCGCGCTGCTCGCCTCACCCGCCTTCGCCGGCCACGTCACCGTCCACCATGACGGGGGAGACCCGGCCCGCGGGCTCGACGTGAAGGCCCTGCTCGCCACGCGCACCGGGGGCACCCGCGTCTACTGCTGCGGCCCCGCTCCCCTCATGCGCGCCGTGCGCGAGGCCACCGTCCTCCACGCCTGGCCCCGCGAGAAGGTCCACTTCGAGGCCTTCTCCGCCGAGGCCACCGGCGCCATCGGCGAGCACGCCGACACCGAGTTCCAGGTCGTCATCCGCAGCACCGGCGCCAGCTACCCCGTTCCTCCCGGGCAGACGGTGCTCAACGTGCTGCGCAGCAACGGACTGCGCGTCCAGAGCGACTGCGAGGCCGGCACCTGTGGCACCTGCCTCACCCGCGTCCTCGACGGCGATCCGGATCACCGCGACACCTATCTGCCCGAGGCCCAGCGCACCGCGCGCTGCAACATGCTCGTCTGCGTGTCGCGCGCCCGTTCCCGCCAGCTCGTCCTGGACTTGTAG